From the genome of Haloterrigena sp. KLK7, one region includes:
- the fer gene encoding ferredoxin Fer: protein MPTVEYLNYEVLDDQGWDMDDDDLFEQAADAGLDDEDYGTLDVAEGEYILEAAEAQGYDWPFSCRAGACANCAAIVFEGEIDMDMQQILSDEEVEEKNVRLTCIGSAETDEVKIVYNAKHLDYLQNRVI, encoded by the coding sequence ATGCCCACGGTAGAATACCTCAACTACGAAGTACTGGACGACCAGGGCTGGGATATGGACGACGACGACCTCTTCGAGCAGGCCGCCGACGCCGGTCTCGACGACGAGGACTACGGTACCCTCGATGTCGCCGAGGGCGAGTATATCCTCGAGGCCGCCGAGGCCCAGGGCTACGACTGGCCCTTCTCCTGCCGTGCAGGCGCCTGTGCGAACTGCGCGGCCATCGTCTTCGAGGGCGAGATCGACATGGACATGCAGCAGATCCTCTCGGACGAGGAAGTCGAGGAGAAGAACGTCCGACTGACCTGCATCGGTTCCGCCGAGACCGACGAGGTCAAGATCGTTTACAACGCCAAGCACCTCGACTACCTGCAGAACCGCGTCATCTAA
- a CDS encoding prepilin peptidase, protein MTLADVATIPDLLRLVAVPVFAWVAVRDIKTRRVSSAVWIPLSLLGAVLLVWDGWLAWTAGGYAWTYDFLLPTAVSLGFVVPIAYLFWWVGGIGGADAKALLVLALLFPVYPEYAVGSWTFPLTTMPVAAFAFTVLVNTVFIGLAAPIFLAVRNAVAGRFTGVMFIGWPVSWDAVPETHGRLLETPDGPSRGGLDLDALRMYLRWRGLTLVDVRDDPDRYRDPATLPDEPNPPTDGAVTAAVRGDGGTAFEAESADNGADSAGDDVETDADARASDGEDEPPAFDDPWGAAAFLEDIDGSAYGTRPAELREGLEVLATTETVWISPGTPFLVPTFLGLLVALGYGNLFIGPLL, encoded by the coding sequence GTGACTCTCGCCGACGTCGCGACGATTCCCGATCTCCTGCGGCTCGTTGCCGTCCCCGTCTTCGCCTGGGTCGCCGTCCGCGACATTAAGACCAGGCGCGTCTCGAGCGCCGTCTGGATTCCCCTCTCCCTGCTCGGCGCCGTCCTGCTCGTCTGGGACGGCTGGCTCGCCTGGACGGCGGGCGGCTACGCCTGGACCTACGACTTCCTCCTGCCGACGGCGGTGAGCCTGGGGTTCGTCGTCCCCATCGCCTACCTGTTCTGGTGGGTCGGCGGGATCGGCGGCGCGGACGCGAAGGCGTTGCTCGTGTTGGCCCTGCTCTTCCCGGTCTATCCGGAGTACGCGGTCGGCTCGTGGACGTTTCCCCTGACGACCATGCCCGTCGCGGCGTTCGCGTTCACCGTCCTGGTCAACACCGTCTTCATCGGCCTCGCCGCCCCGATCTTCCTCGCCGTCCGCAACGCCGTCGCCGGCCGGTTCACCGGCGTCATGTTCATCGGCTGGCCCGTCTCGTGGGACGCGGTTCCCGAGACCCACGGCCGGCTCCTCGAGACGCCGGACGGTCCCTCCCGCGGCGGCCTCGACCTCGACGCCTTACGGATGTACCTCCGCTGGCGCGGCCTGACGCTGGTCGACGTCCGCGACGATCCCGACCGCTACCGCGATCCGGCGACCCTGCCCGACGAGCCCAATCCACCGACCGACGGCGCCGTTACCGCCGCCGTTCGCGGCGACGGCGGGACCGCGTTCGAGGCGGAATCGGCTGATAACGGAGCTGATTCCGCAGGCGACGACGTCGAGACCGACGCGGACGCTCGAGCGAGCGACGGCGAGGACGAACCGCCGGCGTTCGACGACCCGTGGGGCGCCGCGGCCTTCCTCGAGGATATCGACGGCTCGGCCTACGGAACCCGCCCCGCCGAACTGCGGGAGGGCCTCGAGGTGCTCGCGACGACGGAGACGGTCTGGATCTCGCCGGGGACGCCGTTTCTCGTGCCGACGTTCCTCGGGCTGCTGGTCGCGCTGGGCTACGGCAACCTGTTCATCGGACCGCTGCTCTGA
- a CDS encoding HIT family protein — MSTIFSQIVEGEIPARVVYEDETTIAFLDANPLAPGHTLVIPKDEYERLNDVPDDVAEDLYATVHRLVPAVEESVDADASTVAFNNGEAAGQEVPHVHCHIVPRFEGDGGGPIHAMFGGQEDLDDDRLDEIADGIESRA; from the coding sequence ATGAGTACGATCTTCAGCCAGATCGTCGAGGGGGAGATCCCCGCTCGAGTCGTGTACGAAGACGAGACGACGATCGCCTTCCTCGACGCCAATCCGCTGGCGCCGGGGCACACGCTGGTCATCCCGAAAGACGAGTACGAGCGGCTGAACGACGTCCCCGACGACGTCGCCGAGGACCTCTACGCGACGGTCCACCGGCTGGTGCCCGCCGTCGAGGAGAGCGTCGACGCCGACGCCTCGACGGTCGCGTTCAACAACGGCGAGGCGGCCGGACAAGAGGTGCCCCACGTCCACTGTCACATCGTCCCGCGGTTCGAGGGCGACGGCGGCGGGCCGATCCACGCCATGTTCGGCGGTCAGGAGGATCTCGACGACGACCGACTCGACGAGATCGCCGACGGAATCGAGTCTCGAGCCTGA
- a CDS encoding NTP transferase domain-containing protein: MRGVILAAGRGRRMRPYTDDVPKAFLEFDGRTLYDRQRALLEPYVDGTSVVLGYRHETVLERYDPVDPIVLEGWDRYENAASLLLALERIDDDLLVINGDVLADEREVGRLSGQFDAFGGRLNLVGCIPGLQSAETAIRWDETGRVSAYGLIEGHQHAGLGVVSREYRTAAMRILRERLQDWYPCVYPRTPTRPLLIPAERHVELNRPVDLDRLRAWLASDRIRCA, from the coding sequence ATGCGGGGCGTGATCCTCGCCGCGGGCCGGGGCCGGCGAATGCGACCCTACACCGACGACGTTCCGAAGGCCTTCCTCGAGTTCGACGGGCGGACGCTGTACGATCGACAGCGCGCCCTGCTCGAGCCGTACGTCGACGGGACGAGCGTCGTCCTGGGATATCGCCACGAGACCGTTCTCGAGCGGTACGATCCCGTCGATCCGATCGTCCTCGAGGGATGGGACCGGTACGAGAACGCCGCGTCGCTGCTCCTCGCGCTCGAGCGGATCGACGACGATCTGCTGGTGATAAACGGCGACGTGCTCGCCGACGAGCGGGAGGTCGGGCGGCTGTCCGGCCAGTTCGACGCCTTCGGCGGTCGCCTCAACCTCGTCGGGTGCATTCCGGGGCTCCAGAGCGCGGAGACGGCGATCCGGTGGGACGAAACGGGACGCGTCTCGGCCTACGGTCTCATCGAGGGCCATCAGCACGCCGGACTCGGCGTCGTGAGCCGCGAGTATCGGACGGCCGCGATGCGAATCCTGCGCGAACGGCTTCAGGACTGGTACCCGTGCGTCTATCCGCGGACGCCGACGCGGCCGCTGTTGATCCCGGCCGAACGTCACGTGGAGCTCAACCGACCGGTCGATCTCGACCGACTGCGAGCGTGGCTCGCCTCCGACCGGATCCGGTGTGCGTGA
- a CDS encoding glycerophosphodiester phosphodiesterase: MEIIGHRGCAAQFPENTLVAIREAARRLPAVEVDVRRCATGELVAFHDETLERVTDASGRVAETPWTDLRDLTVLESDESIPRLETVLRAVPDDVTLQLELKERGIASDALQLAMAAGADVRVSSFLPEALAEIGDAYLDVPNGLLFGDEPDENLSRAVDLDCTHVFPHYDLCVETDVVSAARDRGFDVIAWKAARTADDVRALHEAGVDGVTADRWDVAPASLRASAESQRS, encoded by the coding sequence ATGGAGATAATCGGCCATCGTGGCTGTGCCGCTCAGTTTCCGGAGAATACCCTCGTAGCTATCCGCGAAGCCGCCCGTCGCCTGCCCGCGGTGGAAGTCGACGTCCGGCGCTGTGCTACGGGTGAACTGGTCGCGTTTCACGACGAGACCCTCGAGCGCGTCACCGACGCGTCCGGCCGGGTCGCGGAGACGCCGTGGACCGACCTCCGCGACCTGACCGTCCTCGAGTCGGACGAATCGATTCCGCGCCTCGAGACGGTCCTGCGGGCCGTCCCGGACGACGTGACCCTGCAACTCGAGCTCAAGGAGCGAGGGATCGCCTCGGACGCGTTGCAGTTGGCGATGGCGGCCGGCGCCGACGTCCGCGTCTCGTCGTTTCTCCCCGAGGCGCTTGCTGAGATCGGGGACGCGTATCTAGACGTCCCGAACGGGCTGCTCTTCGGCGACGAACCCGACGAGAACCTCTCTCGAGCGGTCGACCTCGACTGTACGCACGTCTTCCCGCACTACGATCTCTGCGTCGAAACCGACGTCGTGTCCGCCGCCCGCGATCGCGGGTTCGACGTCATCGCGTGGAAGGCCGCGCGGACGGCCGACGACGTCCGCGCGCTGCACGAGGCCGGCGTCGACGGCGTCACCGCGGATCGGTGGGACGTCGCGCCCGCTTCGCTCCGAGCGAGCGCCGAATCACAGCGGTCGTAG
- a CDS encoding uracil-DNA glycosylase produces the protein MTNVSPSPPSDAEAGTDTDPAYPTTRNVIEPGCDRCPALAEHRECISWGTGPLDASVLVIGEAPGPGNPDADRWKGGNWTGKAYTSRHSGRRIRRMLARVGYDDDAYYTNAVKCFPADPEDPTSNREPTPEERTNCRGHLLTEIETVAPDVVLATGKHATASVLAAEDRDLEGFIDTVLEPVDCERLETTLLPILHPSYQDVWIGRLGYEPDEYLAAIGEALAELCDPVGE, from the coding sequence GTGACGAACGTGTCTCCATCCCCTCCCTCCGACGCCGAGGCCGGCACCGACACCGATCCGGCCTACCCGACGACGCGCAACGTCATCGAACCCGGCTGCGACCGCTGTCCGGCGCTCGCCGAACACCGCGAGTGCATCTCGTGGGGGACTGGCCCGCTCGACGCCAGCGTGCTCGTCATCGGCGAGGCGCCCGGCCCCGGCAATCCCGACGCCGACCGCTGGAAGGGCGGCAACTGGACCGGCAAGGCCTACACCTCCCGTCACTCCGGTCGGCGCATCCGCCGGATGCTCGCGCGGGTCGGCTACGACGACGACGCGTACTACACGAACGCCGTGAAGTGCTTCCCCGCCGATCCCGAAGACCCCACCAGTAACCGCGAACCGACCCCCGAGGAACGGACGAACTGTCGCGGCCACCTGCTGACCGAGATCGAGACCGTCGCCCCAGACGTCGTCCTCGCGACCGGCAAACACGCGACGGCGAGCGTCCTCGCGGCCGAAGACCGCGACCTCGAGGGCTTCATCGACACGGTCCTCGAGCCCGTAGATTGTGAGCGCCTCGAGACGACGCTCCTGCCGATCCTCCACCCCTCCTATCAGGACGTCTGGATCGGGCGGCTGGGGTACGAGCCCGACGAGTACCTCGCGGCGATCGGGGAGGCGCTCGCGGAGCTGTGTGATCCGGTCGGGGAGTAG
- the ileS gene encoding isoleucine--tRNA ligase, whose amino-acid sequence MSRFGEVDDQYDPHELEGRIFDYWDDVDAYEQTVEHRSDGESFFFVDGPPYTSGSAHMGTTWNKSLKDVYLRFLRMQGYDVTDRPGYDMHGLPIETRVEERLGFENKKDIEEFGEENFIQECKDYADEQLEGLQEDFQDFGVWMDWDDPYRTVEPEYMEAAWWGFSKAADRGLVEKGHRSISQCPRCETAIANNEVEYEDVEDPSIYVKFDLEDREGKLVIWTTTPWTVPANTFVAVDEEGDYVGVRAERDGEEELLYVAEAKHEEVLREGRYDDYEVVEERSGEELIGWSYEHPLAEEVPDRPDHEGAREVYAADYVDTDGDGTGLVHSAPGHGEVDFERGRELGFPIFCPVGGDGVYTEEAGKYEGQFVKDADPEITADLEDNGALLASGTVQHSYGHCWRCDTGILQIVTDQWFITITDVKDELLENIEDSEWHPDWARDNRFRDFVEEAPDWNVSRQRYWGIPLPVWTPEDRDDDEDMIVVADREELAERVDQDIDPEDVDLHKDTVDDLTITEGDTTYTRVQDVFDVWLDSSVASWGTLNYPADDSQFDELWPADFILEAHDQTRGWFWSQLGMGTAALGESPYQEVLMHGHALMPDGRAMSKSKDILIDPHEAIDRHGRDVMRMFLLSNNPQGDDMRFSWDGMQTMENHLRTLWNVFRFPLPYMRLDEFDPQETTLEDVDSDLELIDEWVLARLQSTKDEMTEAFEDRRQDRALDALIEFVVEDVSRFYVQAVRERMWAEEDSGSKRAAYATIYRVLRESVALLAPYAPFISEEIYGTLTGDDGFDTVHMEDWPEVDEYWQDEQLEDDVAILRAIEEAGANARQQAGRKLRWPVPRVVVAADDQRVVEAVERHTPLLEDRLNAREIELVSPDDRWGELQYSAEADMSELGPAFGDRAGQVMNALNEARIDEPSLEAIEDAVADVLEDGEEITDEMVSFVTQTPDGIAGTAFGLNGDDRGVAYVDASLTDDIESEGYAREVIRRVQEMRKDLDLDVEERIALDLAIDDDRIADLVAEREDLIREEVRADEIGEIDDGHRKEWEVEDVTMEIGVEPLAAAEASD is encoded by the coding sequence ATGAGCAGATTCGGCGAGGTCGACGACCAGTACGATCCGCACGAACTCGAGGGGCGGATCTTCGACTACTGGGACGACGTCGACGCCTACGAGCAGACGGTCGAGCACCGGTCGGACGGTGAATCCTTCTTCTTCGTCGACGGGCCGCCGTACACGTCGGGGTCGGCGCACATGGGAACGACCTGGAACAAGTCCCTGAAGGACGTCTACCTGCGCTTCCTGCGGATGCAGGGGTACGACGTCACCGACCGGCCGGGCTACGACATGCACGGCCTACCCATCGAGACCCGCGTCGAGGAGCGACTGGGCTTCGAGAACAAGAAGGACATCGAGGAGTTCGGCGAGGAGAACTTCATCCAGGAGTGCAAGGACTACGCCGACGAGCAACTCGAGGGCCTCCAGGAGGACTTCCAGGACTTCGGCGTCTGGATGGACTGGGACGACCCCTACCGGACGGTCGAACCCGAGTACATGGAGGCCGCCTGGTGGGGCTTCTCGAAGGCCGCCGACCGCGGCTTAGTCGAGAAGGGCCACCGCTCGATCTCGCAGTGTCCGCGCTGTGAGACCGCGATCGCGAACAACGAGGTCGAGTACGAGGACGTCGAGGACCCCTCGATCTACGTCAAGTTCGACCTCGAGGACCGCGAGGGGAAGCTCGTCATCTGGACGACGACCCCGTGGACGGTCCCGGCGAACACCTTCGTCGCCGTCGACGAGGAGGGCGACTACGTCGGCGTTCGCGCGGAGAGAGACGGCGAGGAAGAGTTGTTGTACGTCGCCGAAGCCAAACACGAGGAAGTCCTGCGGGAAGGCCGGTACGACGACTACGAGGTCGTCGAGGAGCGCTCCGGCGAGGAGCTGATCGGCTGGTCGTACGAGCACCCGCTCGCCGAGGAGGTCCCCGACCGTCCCGACCACGAGGGCGCACGCGAGGTCTACGCCGCCGACTACGTCGACACGGACGGGGACGGGACGGGACTCGTCCACTCCGCGCCCGGTCACGGTGAGGTGGACTTCGAGCGCGGCCGCGAGCTCGGCTTCCCGATCTTCTGTCCCGTCGGCGGCGACGGCGTCTACACCGAGGAAGCGGGCAAGTACGAGGGGCAGTTCGTCAAGGACGCCGATCCGGAGATCACCGCCGACCTCGAGGACAACGGCGCGCTGCTCGCCTCGGGCACCGTCCAGCACAGTTACGGCCACTGCTGGCGCTGTGACACGGGCATTCTCCAGATCGTCACCGACCAGTGGTTCATCACGATCACCGACGTCAAGGACGAGCTCCTCGAGAACATCGAGGACAGCGAGTGGCACCCCGACTGGGCCCGCGACAACCGCTTCCGGGACTTCGTCGAGGAGGCCCCCGACTGGAACGTCTCCCGCCAGCGCTACTGGGGTATTCCGCTCCCCGTCTGGACGCCGGAGGACCGCGACGACGACGAGGACATGATCGTCGTCGCCGATCGCGAGGAACTCGCCGAGCGCGTCGATCAGGATATCGATCCCGAGGACGTCGACCTCCACAAGGACACCGTCGACGATCTGACGATCACCGAGGGAGACACCACCTACACGCGCGTGCAGGACGTGTTCGACGTCTGGCTCGACTCCTCGGTCGCCTCCTGGGGCACGCTAAACTATCCCGCGGACGACAGCCAGTTCGACGAGCTCTGGCCCGCCGACTTCATCCTCGAGGCCCACGACCAGACGCGGGGCTGGTTCTGGTCCCAGCTGGGGATGGGCACCGCCGCGCTCGGCGAGAGCCCGTATCAGGAGGTGCTGATGCACGGCCACGCGCTGATGCCCGACGGCCGCGCGATGAGCAAGTCCAAGGACATCCTGATCGACCCCCACGAGGCCATCGACCGCCACGGCCGGGACGTCATGCGCATGTTCCTGCTCTCTAATAACCCGCAGGGCGACGACATGCGCTTCTCCTGGGACGGGATGCAGACGATGGAGAACCACCTCCGGACGCTGTGGAACGTCTTCCGGTTCCCGCTGCCGTACATGCGGTTAGACGAGTTCGATCCGCAGGAGACGACCCTCGAGGACGTCGATTCGGACCTCGAGCTGATCGACGAGTGGGTACTCGCCCGCCTCCAGTCCACGAAGGACGAGATGACCGAGGCATTCGAGGACCGACGACAGGACCGCGCGCTCGACGCGCTCATCGAGTTCGTCGTCGAGGACGTCTCGCGCTTTTACGTCCAGGCCGTCCGCGAGCGCATGTGGGCCGAGGAGGACAGCGGCTCGAAGCGGGCCGCCTACGCGACGATCTACCGCGTGCTCCGGGAGAGCGTCGCCCTGCTCGCGCCGTACGCGCCGTTCATCAGCGAGGAGATCTACGGGACGCTGACCGGTGACGACGGGTTCGACACCGTCCACATGGAGGACTGGCCCGAGGTCGACGAGTACTGGCAGGACGAACAGCTCGAGGACGACGTCGCCATCCTGCGGGCCATCGAGGAGGCCGGCGCGAACGCCCGCCAGCAGGCCGGCCGCAAGCTGCGCTGGCCCGTCCCGCGGGTGGTCGTCGCCGCCGACGACCAGCGCGTCGTCGAGGCCGTCGAACGCCACACGCCGCTGCTCGAGGACCGGCTCAACGCCCGCGAGATTGAGCTCGTCTCGCCCGACGACCGCTGGGGCGAACTGCAGTACAGCGCCGAAGCGGACATGAGCGAACTCGGGCCGGCCTTCGGCGACCGCGCCGGGCAGGTCATGAACGCGCTCAACGAGGCCCGCATCGACGAGCCGAGCCTCGAGGCGATCGAGGACGCCGTCGCGGACGTCCTCGAGGACGGCGAGGAGATCACCGACGAGATGGTCTCGTTCGTCACCCAGACGCCCGACGGCATCGCCGGCACCGCGTTCGGACTGAACGGCGACGACCGCGGCGTCGCCTACGTCGACGCCTCGCTGACCGACGACATCGAGAGCGAGGGCTACGCCCGCGAGGTCATCCGCCGCGTCCAGGAGATGCGCAAGGACCTCGATCTCGACGTCGAGGAGCGCATCGCGCTCGACCTCGCGATCGACGACGACCGCATCGCCGACCTCGTCGCCGAGCGCGAGGACCTGATCCGCGAGGAGGTCCGCGCCGACGAGATCGGCGAGATCGACGACGGCCACCGCAAGGAGTGGGAGGTCGAGGACGTGACGATGGAGATCGGGGTCGAACCGCTGGCGGCAGCGGAAGCGTCGGACTAG